From a region of the Halanaerobium hydrogeniformans genome:
- a CDS encoding aldo/keto reductase, translating to MQYRDMGSLNIKVSALGFGAMRLPIIDDDSANIDKKRAAQMIRYSIDKGVNYIDTAWPYHQGESEKLVAEVLKDGYRDKVYLATKLPIWEVETKADLDKYLNQQLEKLEVDYIDFYLLHALNQQRWEKVKELEILEWLEEKVEAGKINYIGFSFHDSYQVFSEILNAYQWDFCQIQYNYLDTEYQAGKKGLKEAYEKDIAVIVMEPLRGGWLAQKPPQNVKDLFKEKNKEWNAVEWSLHWLWSQKEVALVLSGMSNFEQVKENIQIAEESEIGLLNESDFEMMAKAAEKMRGPISCTRCEYCLPCPEGINIPRIFYLYNKAILLDEAEKMAEKYYKLDEETRADNCIECQQCEPACPQNLEIIELLKKTEKFFAEYR from the coding sequence ATGCAGTATAGAGATATGGGAAGTTTAAATATAAAGGTTTCCGCATTGGGCTTTGGAGCGATGCGTTTACCAATAATCGATGATGATTCAGCTAATATTGATAAAAAAAGAGCTGCTCAGATGATCCGTTATTCAATTGATAAAGGAGTTAATTATATAGATACCGCCTGGCCCTATCATCAGGGGGAAAGCGAAAAATTAGTGGCAGAAGTTCTTAAAGATGGCTATAGAGATAAAGTTTATCTTGCCACAAAATTACCTATCTGGGAAGTAGAAACAAAAGCAGATCTTGACAAATATTTAAATCAGCAGCTGGAAAAGCTAGAAGTTGATTATATTGATTTTTATTTATTACATGCTCTCAACCAACAAAGATGGGAAAAGGTAAAAGAGCTTGAAATACTTGAGTGGCTGGAAGAGAAGGTCGAAGCAGGAAAAATAAATTACATTGGTTTTTCTTTTCATGATAGTTATCAGGTTTTTTCTGAAATACTGAATGCCTATCAGTGGGATTTCTGTCAGATTCAATATAATTATTTGGATACAGAATATCAGGCTGGTAAAAAAGGGCTTAAAGAAGCCTATGAAAAAGATATTGCTGTTATAGTTATGGAGCCACTAAGAGGAGGGTGGCTTGCTCAAAAACCTCCTCAGAATGTAAAAGACCTGTTTAAAGAAAAAAATAAAGAGTGGAATGCTGTTGAATGGTCATTACACTGGCTCTGGAGTCAAAAAGAAGTAGCACTTGTTTTAAGTGGTATGAGTAATTTCGAACAGGTAAAAGAGAACATCCAAATTGCTGAAGAATCTGAGATTGGACTTTTAAACGAGTCAGATTTTGAAATGATGGCAAAGGCAGCAGAAAAAATGAGAGGACCCATTAGCTGTACAAGGTGTGAGTATTGTTTACCCTGTCCGGAAGGAATTAATATCCCCAGGATTTTTTATCTTTATAATAAGGCTATATTATTGGATGAGGCTGAGAAAATGGCAGAAAAATATTATAAGCTAGATGAGGAGACAAGGGCAGATAATTGTATAGAATGTCAACAGTGTGAACCTGCCTGTCCTCAAAACCTGGAAATTATCGAACTATTAAAAAAGACAGAAAAGTTTTTTGCTGAGTATCGTTAA
- a CDS encoding YegS/Rv2252/BmrU family lipid kinase, with amino-acid sequence MGNKVKFIYNPAAGDRSVIRYLDTFFEKFQSAGFKLDVYRSMEEGDFSNGLNDLSKEYKAIIIAGGDGSASNVINIMQQKNIELPLGIIPTGTANDFASYIGMSENIERSIDIILNWNIREVDIGKVNDRYFLNVCAGGIISNIAHRTETEMKNRLGKVAYYLYGLKELPNIKPMSLKITTSQTEISGNYLAFFIFNSKDAGGFKNIAQFASIDDGLFDLIAVESANIIKISSVIADLLQGKNINDENIFYVQDNYFKIEKTDTNIQTDHCDIDGEKGPEFPLEIELLPKALKIISA; translated from the coding sequence TTGGGAAATAAAGTTAAATTTATTTATAATCCTGCTGCAGGTGACAGAAGTGTGATTAGATATCTGGATACTTTTTTTGAAAAATTTCAGTCAGCAGGTTTTAAATTAGATGTATATAGAAGTATGGAAGAAGGCGATTTTAGTAATGGACTTAATGATTTAAGCAAAGAGTATAAGGCCATTATAATTGCAGGTGGAGATGGTTCTGCAAGTAATGTTATTAATATTATGCAGCAGAAAAATATTGAACTCCCACTGGGCATTATCCCCACCGGTACGGCCAATGATTTTGCCTCATATATTGGCATGAGTGAAAATATAGAAAGAAGTATCGATATTATTTTAAACTGGAATATTAGAGAAGTTGATATTGGAAAGGTAAATGATAGATATTTTCTTAATGTATGTGCAGGTGGTATTATATCTAACATTGCCCATCGTACAGAAACAGAGATGAAAAATCGTTTGGGTAAAGTAGCATATTATCTCTATGGCTTAAAAGAATTGCCCAATATTAAACCCATGTCTTTAAAGATTACAACTTCTCAAACAGAAATCAGTGGTAATTATTTAGCCTTTTTTATATTTAACAGTAAAGATGCTGGGGGTTTTAAAAACATAGCCCAGTTTGCATCTATTGATGATGGACTTTTTGATCTAATTGCAGTTGAATCTGCTAATATTATAAAGATAAGCTCTGTTATTGCAGATCTTTTACAGGGTAAAAATATTAACGATGAAAATATTTTTTATGTTCAGGATAACTATTTTAAAATTGAAAAAACCGATACAAATATACAGACAGATCATTGTGATATAGATGGAGAAAAGGGGCCAGAATTCCCCCTGGAAATAGAATTGCTGCCAAAAGCTCTAAAAATTATTAGTGCTTGA
- a CDS encoding ABC transporter substrate-binding protein, with the protein MFKQSKKIIFLTLILVFFFSIYTRAETQIEFWTINLSPQYDQYFQDKIAEFEAENPDLKIKWEDISFSSIQQQLRQKISEGNPPQVVNLSPQLMSALVYEDLLYPVSNFEKNYKSEYFVNLWESNNYDGKIYAFPWYVSSRIMAYNKEIFKIAGLDPDDFPKSQKEFFETAHRIKAESGVYAFMPQLQIHEEFIKAGLNIFELNNDKPQVAFNNDQAVEIVAEYQKLARESVIPADSLNSSFNIALDRYLKNELAVLITAPQFLKEIEAESDYLKDMTALAVPPAGEGELINASLMNLVIPKAAENKSEAADFAAFITGAEAQQEFAKITGLLPSAKGAVNVDFFADTDQLENEDISLNDQARYLMAKELENMADMTLIIENSSALTRAMNEQFARAFSDKITAQEAVDFMEQRFLEILD; encoded by the coding sequence ATGTTTAAGCAAAGTAAAAAAATAATCTTTTTAACTTTAATCTTAGTTTTTTTCTTTAGTATTTATACAAGAGCAGAAACTCAGATAGAATTCTGGACCATAAATTTAAGCCCCCAGTATGATCAGTATTTCCAGGATAAAATTGCTGAATTTGAAGCTGAAAACCCAGATCTTAAAATTAAATGGGAGGATATAAGTTTTTCTTCAATTCAGCAGCAGTTAAGACAAAAAATTTCTGAGGGTAATCCACCTCAGGTGGTTAACCTTTCTCCCCAATTAATGTCAGCTCTGGTTTATGAAGATTTATTATATCCGGTCTCAAATTTTGAGAAAAATTATAAATCAGAATATTTTGTAAATTTATGGGAATCTAATAATTATGATGGTAAAATATATGCTTTCCCCTGGTATGTTAGTTCGCGAATAATGGCTTATAATAAAGAGATTTTTAAGATTGCTGGATTAGACCCTGATGATTTTCCCAAAAGTCAAAAAGAATTTTTTGAGACTGCCCACAGAATAAAAGCAGAAAGTGGAGTTTATGCTTTTATGCCTCAACTGCAGATCCACGAAGAATTCATAAAAGCTGGTCTTAATATTTTTGAATTAAATAATGATAAACCTCAGGTTGCTTTTAATAATGATCAGGCAGTCGAAATAGTTGCAGAATATCAAAAGCTAGCTCGGGAAAGTGTTATACCGGCTGATAGTCTTAATTCTTCTTTTAACATTGCTTTAGACAGATATTTAAAAAATGAACTGGCTGTTTTAATTACAGCACCACAGTTTTTAAAAGAGATAGAAGCAGAATCAGATTATCTAAAAGATATGACAGCTTTAGCTGTTCCACCAGCCGGAGAAGGAGAGTTGATTAATGCTTCTTTGATGAATCTGGTCATTCCTAAAGCTGCTGAAAATAAATCGGAGGCAGCCGATTTTGCAGCATTTATAACTGGAGCAGAGGCACAGCAAGAATTTGCTAAAATCACCGGTTTACTACCTTCAGCAAAAGGAGCAGTTAATGTTGATTTTTTTGCTGATACTGATCAATTAGAAAATGAAGACATATCGTTAAACGATCAGGCAAGATATTTAATGGCAAAAGAACTTGAAAATATGGCTGATATGACCCTGATTATTGAAAATTCTTCTGCTTTAACTAGAGCTATGAATGAACAATTTGCTAGAGCTTTTTCTGATAAAATAACCGCTCAAGAAGCTGTAGATTTTATGGAGCAGCGTTTCTTGGAGATTTTAGATTAA
- a CDS encoding glycoside hydrolase family 10 protein, with protein MKNFSFKLIIFLLISIILIFTYNTAAYFKAEEYRPILLEIRRAERSIREAENKLEQAENKFILIDKNLTAEIQAEIEENYQLMIEAYQQNNDPVLKKNADKVVEQAEQLALTAVESREVQLRAFWLDSRTLAEAGSREGIQELLDLAAQANFNVIFPEIYFKGESIIPDNELIKQDERFKDWEEDPLKVLIEEAQQRNIEVHGWVWVFNENTAGEAGPILKQNPEWANKNRAGDFITYHNTSWLSPAREDVRKYLQQRYIYLVENYDLDGINLDYIRYPDEYHGSFGYDQKNIELFIEKTGINPFNIEDNTEAETQWNRFRESLITKMVRETAQLLREVDPDLKLSADVLPGLTEARYRSMQDWGLWLEEGYLDFVLPMTYTENMFSELERWIKNDRQRLSEPIYPGIAVFMLTETQLLRQIEEINALNPNGLSLFAAAHLKEKDFEVLARGLFREKALLAENDKNKALNQLSDGIINRLELIKKADKIKADDKKIIEKYLREIIESDQKNYSEENFLNYLEQKSITLTAQIKDVLIKDLDYLNDILTLY; from the coding sequence ATGAAAAACTTTAGCTTTAAGCTTATAATTTTTTTATTGATTTCAATAATTTTAATTTTTACTTATAATACAGCTGCTTATTTTAAAGCTGAAGAATACAGGCCGATTTTATTGGAAATCAGAAGGGCTGAAAGATCAATTAGAGAAGCAGAAAATAAGCTTGAGCAGGCAGAAAATAAATTTATTTTAATTGATAAAAATTTAACTGCAGAGATCCAGGCAGAGATTGAAGAAAATTATCAGTTGATGATAGAAGCCTATCAACAAAATAATGATCCGGTATTGAAAAAAAATGCTGATAAAGTGGTAGAGCAGGCAGAACAACTGGCCTTAACAGCTGTAGAATCCAGGGAAGTCCAGTTGAGAGCTTTTTGGCTTGACAGCAGAACTTTAGCTGAAGCCGGAAGTAGAGAGGGTATTCAGGAATTATTGGACCTAGCTGCTCAGGCTAATTTTAATGTTATTTTTCCTGAAATTTATTTTAAAGGTGAATCTATAATTCCCGATAATGAGTTAATTAAACAGGATGAGAGATTTAAAGACTGGGAAGAAGACCCGCTTAAAGTTCTGATAGAGGAAGCTCAGCAGCGGAATATTGAAGTTCACGGCTGGGTCTGGGTTTTTAATGAAAATACCGCCGGAGAAGCAGGACCTATACTTAAGCAAAACCCAGAATGGGCTAATAAAAATAGGGCAGGAGATTTTATAACTTATCATAATACCAGCTGGCTTAGTCCTGCTCGTGAAGATGTAAGAAAATATCTCCAGCAGAGATATATCTATCTGGTAGAAAATTATGATTTAGATGGAATAAATTTAGATTATATTCGCTATCCAGATGAATATCATGGCAGTTTTGGTTATGATCAAAAAAATATAGAATTATTTATAGAAAAAACAGGGATTAACCCCTTCAATATTGAAGATAATACAGAGGCAGAAACACAGTGGAATAGATTTAGAGAAAGCTTAATAACTAAAATGGTTAGAGAAACAGCTCAGCTTTTAAGAGAAGTTGATCCAGATTTAAAATTATCGGCAGATGTATTACCAGGACTCACAGAAGCCAGATATCGTTCAATGCAGGATTGGGGTTTATGGCTGGAAGAGGGTTATTTAGATTTTGTGCTGCCAATGACCTATACAGAAAATATGTTTTCTGAATTAGAGAGATGGATTAAAAATGATAGACAAAGGCTGTCTGAACCTATTTATCCCGGAATAGCAGTTTTTATGTTAACGGAAACTCAACTTTTAAGACAGATAGAGGAAATAAACGCTCTAAACCCTAATGGGCTTTCACTTTTTGCAGCAGCCCATTTAAAAGAAAAGGATTTTGAAGTTTTAGCCCGGGGCTTATTTAGAGAAAAGGCTTTACTGGCTGAAAATGATAAAAACAAAGCTCTAAACCAGCTTAGTGATGGTATAATTAATAGATTAGAGCTGATAAAAAAGGCAGATAAAATAAAAGCAGATGACAAAAAAATCATAGAAAAATATTTAAGAGAAATTATAGAATCTGATCAAAAAAATTATAGTGAAGAAAATTTTTTAAATTATTTAGAACAAAAGTCTATAACTTTAACAGCTCAGATTAAAGATGTTTTAATAAAGGACCTCGATTATCTTAATGATATTTTAACTTTATATTAA
- a CDS encoding YkoF family thiamine/hydroxymethylpyrimidine-binding protein, translated as MSKAQIISCQISFYPLYTEKVNDAVKEVIKLIEDSELQSESNSLSTNIFGESKQVYDLLAKITDFMADKEIKFAMNCNISNSCGCEI; from the coding sequence ATGAGTAAAGCTCAAATAATTTCCTGTCAGATATCATTTTACCCTCTTTATACTGAAAAGGTTAATGATGCTGTCAAAGAAGTCATCAAGTTGATTGAAGATTCTGAACTACAGAGTGAAAGTAATTCTCTTTCCACAAATATTTTTGGGGAAAGTAAGCAGGTATATGATTTACTTGCCAAAATAACAGATTTTATGGCAGATAAAGAAATTAAATTTGCCATGAACTGTAATATTTCAAACAGCTGTGGCTGTGAAATTTAA
- a CDS encoding CBS domain-containing protein, which translates to MNITFDLGELFGIPIKVHLSLLIILPFFVWAFGSNFIYLAEQTDIARRELILNPYILGAIMATLLFMSVLVHELAHSLTARSKGVKTNDITLVLFGGMANIEDFSDKPNDEIIISASGPLLSLVIGLILVPAANLAPEFLLEDIRLIILYTGQLNIILALFNLLPAFPTDGGRILRAFIAKKHSLAEATEIASRIGKIFAVAFGILGLMSGNLLLVLIALFIYFGAMQEHKYSVIKSALSNLKVKDLMTRDVKTVPVNISVHRLIEKMFECKHSGFPVERDGKIVGMVTMEDARKIPQEEYSNTPVQAIMTKEIHSVKADDELYEAFKLLFQKDIGRLLVMDGQELLGIITRSDVMTGIRVQQLENIKRENDDQLFSN; encoded by the coding sequence ATGAATATAACTTTTGATTTAGGTGAGTTATTCGGTATTCCTATCAAAGTACATTTAAGTTTATTGATCATTCTTCCCTTTTTTGTCTGGGCTTTTGGTAGTAATTTTATCTACTTAGCAGAACAGACAGATATCGCAAGAAGAGAATTGATTTTAAACCCCTATATACTTGGTGCAATAATGGCTACCTTGCTTTTTATGAGTGTTTTAGTTCATGAACTCGCACATTCACTTACTGCAAGAAGTAAAGGTGTCAAAACTAATGATATAACCCTTGTTTTATTTGGTGGAATGGCTAATATAGAGGATTTTTCTGATAAGCCAAATGATGAAATAATAATTTCTGCCAGTGGCCCCTTATTGAGTTTAGTGATTGGTTTGATTCTGGTTCCAGCTGCAAATCTTGCTCCAGAATTTTTATTAGAAGATATTAGATTAATTATTCTTTATACAGGTCAGTTGAATATAATTTTAGCATTGTTTAACTTACTGCCGGCTTTTCCAACTGATGGTGGAAGAATTTTGAGGGCCTTTATAGCTAAAAAACATTCTTTAGCAGAGGCTACCGAGATTGCTTCTAGAATTGGCAAAATTTTTGCAGTAGCCTTTGGTATTTTGGGTTTAATGAGTGGTAACTTGCTTTTGGTTCTGATTGCTTTATTCATCTATTTTGGTGCAATGCAGGAACACAAATACAGTGTCATTAAATCAGCTCTTTCCAATTTGAAAGTAAAAGATTTAATGACCAGGGATGTAAAAACTGTACCGGTAAATATTAGTGTCCATCGCTTGATAGAAAAGATGTTTGAATGCAAACATTCAGGTTTTCCGGTTGAGCGAGATGGGAAAATCGTCGGGATGGTTACAATGGAGGATGCCCGAAAAATTCCTCAAGAAGAATACAGTAATACACCTGTCCAGGCTATTATGACAAAAGAAATACACAGTGTAAAAGCAGATGACGAATTATATGAGGCTTTTAAACTTCTCTTCCAAAAAGATATCGGGAGACTTCTGGTAATGGATGGTCAGGAACTTTTAGGTATAATTACCCGTTCTGATGTTATGACCGGGATTAGAGTACAGCAGTTAGAAAATATAAAACGAGAAAATGATGATCAGCTTTTTAGTAATTAA
- a CDS encoding sensor histidine kinase codes for MIKIRYDYDLSEVINIDVLQSIQDKFAEATGLAAVIVDREGIPVTNCSRFTSFCKTIRYCEKGFQKCTLSDSQGGIRAKEEGKSAPYVCESGLIDMAAPIILENRFIGTILCGQIILEEDGREKTLQRVKERTKDIDIDFETIKRKFNDIEVLPKSRIVAATEFLSITANYIAEMGLANIYQQELLEESRSRRQLEEHLRTKKLQILQSQVNPHFLFNVLNSIARLSLIEGASETEDMVYALSDLLRYSLRNVEEVVKLEEELNCVKDYITIQKKRYKDKFDFDIDIDEDLLDINIPLLTIQPLLENSIIHGFKEKSTGKVKIKAEKMDNMISISVIDDGLGMKDNYTKELLSSAGKSKDKITSHITGIGINNVHQRLKHYFGEEYGLEIKSELNKGTEVKINLPGE; via the coding sequence ATGATTAAAATAAGATACGATTATGATTTGAGTGAAGTAATAAATATAGATGTACTTCAGAGTATTCAGGATAAATTTGCTGAAGCAACCGGTTTAGCAGCTGTTATTGTTGATCGTGAAGGTATTCCAGTAACTAACTGCAGTAGGTTTACATCTTTTTGTAAAACAATTCGCTATTGTGAAAAGGGTTTTCAGAAATGTACTCTATCTGATTCTCAGGGTGGTATCAGAGCAAAAGAAGAGGGTAAATCTGCTCCCTATGTATGTGAATCTGGTCTAATAGATATGGCGGCTCCTATTATTTTAGAAAATCGTTTTATTGGAACTATCCTTTGTGGGCAGATAATATTAGAAGAAGATGGAAGAGAAAAAACCCTGCAGCGGGTTAAAGAAAGAACTAAGGATATTGATATAGATTTTGAAACGATCAAAAGAAAGTTTAATGATATAGAAGTTCTACCAAAAAGTAGAATAGTTGCTGCAACAGAATTTCTCTCTATAACGGCTAACTATATTGCAGAAATGGGTCTGGCAAATATTTATCAGCAGGAATTACTGGAAGAATCAAGATCCAGAAGACAGCTTGAAGAACATTTAAGAACAAAAAAATTGCAAATTTTACAGTCACAGGTTAATCCTCATTTTCTATTTAATGTTTTAAATTCTATTGCCAGACTTTCGTTGATAGAAGGAGCATCTGAGACAGAAGACATGGTTTATGCCCTCTCAGATTTACTAAGGTATAGTTTGAGAAATGTAGAAGAAGTTGTTAAATTAGAAGAAGAATTAAACTGTGTTAAAGATTATATAACGATCCAGAAAAAAAGGTACAAAGATAAATTTGATTTTGATATCGATATTGATGAGGATTTACTGGATATTAATATTCCTTTATTGACCATCCAACCATTACTAGAAAACTCTATCATCCATGGATTTAAAGAAAAGTCAACCGGAAAGGTTAAAATCAAAGCAGAAAAAATGGATAATATGATCAGTATTTCTGTGATTGATGATGGTTTAGGGATGAAAGATAATTACACAAAAGAACTTTTAAGTTCTGCTGGCAAAAGCAAAGATAAGATTACCAGCCATATTACAGGAATTGGAATCAATAATGTTCATCAGAGATTAAAACACTATTTTGGTGAAGAATATGGCCTGGAAATAAAGAGTGAGCTCAATAAAGGAACCGAGGTTAAGATTAATTTACCAGGAGAGTAA
- a CDS encoding response regulator — MFKILVADDEYLERKALSIILGEKSGIDNIEIVGEAADGKEVVELAREKKPDIIFMDVKMPGMNGLKAIKLIKENSSNTRFVILTAYDEFEYVQEALSLGIEEYLLKPVKPQKVRELVSRLVNKIQSSKKDEKIRKQMREKLDMVMPYIKMSFVFDLVFLNIDTIEEIRSRTEFFDIEELPSAVMIADIDQFASSTVNEDELKRQLHKKEVFSVIKNFEKKYNSLMVVPMTSDKIIILYFGEKMYKNEKIKKWLKKVAAEISQEVKNKTEFTITIGIGSYYDDPRLVDRSYHEALGAIRNSLLVGEGSAVHWEDIKNRDFHEIAYPYDIESRLVEKFKSRKVNHFTELVDTLFNSWQVDESFNSILVKSRMMELLGVLSRSAVEAGASFKDISPLNYKFTQELFKINNQEQMKNWLNTVLVKLSEKIDDFGADFKEKIIYNGVKYVQSNYTEDITLSEAAEAASLSTHYFSRIFKKEMGCTFKSYLTKLRIEEAKRRLDNKNVNIAIIAKEIGYNDPSYFSKVFKKYEGVSPSEYRD; from the coding sequence TTGTTTAAGATACTTGTTGCAGATGATGAATATTTAGAAAGAAAGGCTCTTTCTATAATTCTAGGAGAAAAAAGTGGAATTGACAATATAGAAATAGTAGGAGAAGCTGCTGACGGAAAAGAAGTTGTAGAACTTGCCAGAGAAAAGAAGCCTGATATTATTTTCATGGATGTTAAGATGCCAGGGATGAATGGTTTAAAAGCGATCAAATTGATTAAGGAAAATTCATCTAATACTAGATTTGTAATTTTAACTGCTTATGATGAATTTGAATATGTTCAGGAAGCTCTCTCCCTTGGTATTGAAGAATATCTATTAAAACCGGTTAAACCACAAAAAGTTAGAGAACTGGTTAGCAGACTAGTTAATAAGATTCAGAGTTCTAAAAAGGATGAAAAAATAAGAAAACAGATGAGAGAAAAACTTGATATGGTTATGCCCTATATTAAGATGTCCTTTGTTTTTGACCTTGTTTTTTTAAATATTGATACCATCGAGGAAATTAGAAGTAGAACCGAATTTTTTGATATCGAAGAACTGCCTTCTGCAGTTATGATCGCAGACATTGACCAATTTGCCAGTTCAACGGTTAATGAAGATGAATTAAAAAGACAGCTGCATAAAAAAGAAGTTTTCAGTGTGATTAAAAATTTCGAAAAAAAATATAATTCTTTAATGGTAGTACCGATGACAAGTGACAAGATAATCATCCTTTATTTTGGCGAAAAAATGTACAAAAATGAAAAAATAAAAAAATGGTTAAAAAAAGTAGCAGCAGAAATCAGCCAGGAAGTAAAAAATAAGACCGAATTTACAATAACAATTGGTATCGGTAGTTATTACGATGATCCACGGCTAGTTGATAGATCATATCATGAAGCTCTTGGTGCAATAAGAAATTCATTATTGGTTGGTGAAGGTTCTGCTGTCCACTGGGAAGATATTAAAAATAGGGATTTTCATGAAATAGCTTATCCATATGATATAGAAAGTCGTCTGGTGGAAAAGTTTAAATCAAGGAAGGTTAATCATTTTACAGAATTAGTTGATACACTTTTTAATAGCTGGCAGGTAGATGAAAGCTTTAACTCGATTCTGGTAAAATCAAGGATGATGGAATTATTGGGTGTGCTGTCGAGATCAGCTGTTGAAGCAGGGGCCAGTTTTAAAGATATATCCCCTTTAAATTATAAGTTTACCCAGGAATTATTTAAAATAAATAACCAGGAACAGATGAAAAACTGGCTTAATACGGTTTTGGTAAAATTATCGGAAAAGATCGATGATTTTGGAGCAGACTTTAAAGAAAAAATTATCTATAATGGTGTAAAGTATGTACAGTCTAACTATACCGAGGATATTACTTTAAGTGAAGCTGCTGAAGCTGCCAGTTTAAGCACCCATTATTTTAGCAGAATTTTCAAAAAAGAGATGGGCTGCACATTTAAAAGTTATTTAACTAAATTAAGGATAGAAGAAGCAAAAAGAAGACTGGATAATAAAAATGTAAATATTGCTATAATAGCTAAAGAAATCGGTTATAATGACCCAAGTTATTTTTCAAAAGTTTTTAAAAAATATGAAGGAGTTTCACCATCAGAATACAGAGATTGA
- the pduA gene encoding propanediol utilization microcompartment protein PduA, whose amino-acid sequence MAREALGLVETIGLVGAIEAADAMVKSANVELVGYEKIGSGLVTVMVRGDVGATKAATDAGAAAGRKVGEVVSVHVIPRPHEDVNKLLP is encoded by the coding sequence ATGGCTAGAGAAGCATTAGGCCTGGTGGAAACGATTGGACTTGTTGGTGCTATAGAAGCTGCTGATGCTATGGTTAAGTCTGCAAATGTTGAGCTGGTAGGATATGAAAAAATCGGTTCAGGTTTGGTTACTGTTATGGTAAGGGGGGATGTAGGAGCTACAAAAGCTGCTACTGATGCTGGTGCAGCTGCCGGAAGAAAAGTGGGTGAGGTTGTTTCTGTACATGTAATACCAAGACCACACGAAGATGTTAATAAACTTCTTCCGTAA
- the pduB gene encoding propanediol utilization microcompartment protein PduB: protein MEEQKINDLVNEVMNRIKDAESSNETENNEKNVEKSENKKGGEAKLNLANEVTEFIGTTIGDTIGLVIANVDPQLREMMGIDKKYRSIGIFSARTGAGPQIYAADEAVKASNTEIVKIELPRDTKGGAGHGSLIIFGAEEVSDARRAVQVALDDLERTFGDVYANDAGHLEFQYSARASKALNEAFGAPEGKAFGISVGAPAGIGVIMADVAVKAATIDVVGYASPADGTSLTNESILFFSGDSGAVRQAVVAAREVGLKLLGSLGDKPESVTTPYI, encoded by the coding sequence ATGGAAGAGCAGAAAATTAATGATTTAGTTAATGAAGTCATGAATAGGATTAAAGATGCAGAATCTTCAAATGAGACTGAAAATAATGAAAAAAATGTAGAAAAAAGCGAAAATAAAAAAGGTGGTGAAGCTAAATTGAATCTGGCTAATGAAGTAACTGAATTTATCGGAACAACTATTGGAGATACAATTGGTCTTGTAATTGCAAATGTAGATCCTCAATTAAGAGAAATGATGGGTATTGATAAGAAATATCGTTCAATTGGTATATTTAGCGCAAGGACTGGTGCAGGTCCACAAATCTATGCTGCAGATGAAGCAGTTAAAGCTTCAAATACAGAAATAGTAAAAATTGAGCTTCCAAGAGATACTAAAGGTGGAGCCGGTCATGGTTCTTTAATTATCTTTGGTGCTGAAGAAGTTTCTGATGCAAGAAGAGCAGTTCAGGTTGCACTAGATGACCTGGAACGTACTTTTGGTGATGTATATGCTAATGATGCTGGTCACCTTGAATTCCAGTATTCCGCAAGAGCAAGTAAAGCTCTAAATGAAGCTTTTGGCGCTCCTGAAGGTAAAGCGTTTGGTATTTCTGTTGGTGCTCCTGCTGGTATTGGAGTAATTATGGCTGATGTTGCTGTTAAGGCTGCAACAATAGATGTAGTTGGCTATGCTAGTCCTGCTGATGGTACAAGCTTAACTAATGAGTCCATTTTATTCTTCAGCGGAGATTCTGGAGCTGTTCGTCAGGCCGTTGTTGCTGCTCGTGAAGTAGGATTAAAACTTCTGGGTAGTTTAGGTGACAAACCTGAATCTGTTACAACTCCATATATTTAA